A genomic window from Daphnia magna isolate NIES linkage group LG9, ASM2063170v1.1, whole genome shotgun sequence includes:
- the LOC116923395 gene encoding LOW QUALITY PROTEIN: phosphatidylserine lipase ABHD16A (The sequence of the model RefSeq protein was modified relative to this genomic sequence to represent the inferred CDS: inserted 1 base in 1 codon) — MAAVSFIKCLLGPRLIKIYASSERNAISYVPSGAEKFGDGFLKLINWSLQLGFYTSPFVIWVLHKKNYFGYDGLQSLMRFTAICSFLCASSLVARAFGRLSNPHYIKFINHLEVARVNYNSITKKPLSQYDFEFSAWPVDYDAKEIQKDSDKPRIFIDEERNNRSITEIARVLPCRILGYMFAHTIGIRLLYPGTIIQHFIDPHLVEGRSRLIEELQGERYKLMSHDENSIDCIAVDRRGKSQYSNGHLLVICCEGNAGFYELGMIGTPLEAGYSVLGWNHPGFGGSSGTPFPRQDQNAIDIVVQFALNKLNFPAEHIIIYGWSIGGFTASWAAMNYPNIRGVMLDATFDHVLPLAANVMPSSWKSIVATTVKHNLNLNVADQLIKYSGPIVIFRRTRDEVIALEPGTLSSNRGNDLLIKLLKFRFPHIVDHTTIPTLRAFLNTDTAEREEMIRNLEVSHDPCIKQLKQYAIENRNSFPMRVGQSWSEKRKXQMASFLASRHMLDFDSTHCTPLPAEMFRLPQEIGYEADSVEISDFAEISASNL, encoded by the exons ATGGCGGCagtttcttttattaaatGCCTGCTTGGTCCGCGGTTGATAAAAATTTATGCTTCGTCAGAAAGAAAT GCCATCAGTTACGTACCATCGGGAGCCGAAAAGTTTGGTGatggatttttaaaattg attaaCTGGTCACTTCAACTTGGATTTTATACATCTCCATTTGTAATTTGggttttacataaaaaaaactactttGGCTATGATGGATTGCAATCTTTAATGCGATTCACAGCCATCTGTTCGTTTTTGTGTGCTAGCTCACTGGTAGCCAGAGCATTTGGAAGACTCTCTAATCCACATTATATCAAATTTATTAACCATCTGGAAGTGGCAAGAGTTAATTATAACTCAATTACAAAG AAACCCTTATCACAGTATGATTTTGAGTTTTCAGCATGGCCAGTAGATTATGATGCTAAAGAAATACAGAAAGACTCTGATAAACCAAGGATATTTATTGATGAAGAGCGCAACAATAGATCGATTACTGAAATTGCTAGGGTACTACCTTGCAGAATCCTTGGATACATGTTTGCTCATACTATTGGTATACGACTCCTCTATCCAGGAACAATAATCCAACATTTTATTG ATCCTCACTTGGTTGAGGGTAGATCTCGTTTAATCGAAGAGCTTCAAGGAGAAAGGTATAAGCTGATGAGCCACGATGAAAATTCCATCGATTGTATCGCTGTTGATAGGAGGGGCAA GTCACAATACTCAAATGGACATTTATTGGTTATTTGTTGCGAGGGAAATGCTGGATTTTACGAATTAGGAATGATCGGAACTCCTTTGGAAGCTGGATACTCAGTTCTAGGATGGAATCACCCCGGATTCGGAGGCAGTTCG GGAACTCCTTTCCCGCGACAAGACCAAAACGCAATTGATATAGTGGTTCAGTTTGCGTTAAACAAACTAAATTTCCCGGCCGAACATATAATAATTTACGGTTGGAGTATTGGTGGATTCACTG CCTCATGGGCCGCTATGAATTATCCAAACATAAGAGGCGTTATGTTGGATGCCACTTTCGATCATGTTCTTCCGTTGGCAGCAAACGTAATGCCGTCTTCGTGGAAATCAATTGTGGCGACAACTGTAAAACACAACCTAAATCTTAATGTTGCGGACCAGCTTATTAAATACAGTGGTCCAATTGTCATCTTCCGTCGTACACGGGATGAGGTCATTGCCCTGGA GCCTGGAACGTTGTCATCGAATAGGGGTAACGATCTCCTGATTAAACTCCTGAAATTCCGCTTCCCGCATATCGTCGATCACACTACAATTCCTACTTTACGAGCATTTCTGAACACTGACACGGCAGAACGTGAAGAAATGATTAGAAACCTGGAAGTCTCCCATGATCCATGCATAAAACAGTTAAAGCAATATGCCATTGAAAACAGGAATTCGTTCCCAATGCGTGTCGGTCAGAGCTGgagtgaaaaaagaa tgcagatggcttcatttttg GCCAGCCGACACATGCTAGATTTTGATAGTACTCACTGTACTCCACTGCCCGCTGAAATGTTCCGATTACCTCAGGAAATTGGATACGAAGCTGATTCTGTGGAAATCTCGGATTTTGCGGAAATTTCAGCCAGTAATTTGTAA
- the LOC123476004 gene encoding LOW QUALITY PROTEIN: uncharacterized protein LOC123476004 (The sequence of the model RefSeq protein was modified relative to this genomic sequence to represent the inferred CDS: inserted 3 bases in 2 codons; deleted 1 base in 1 codon), with translation MSLERPHSRASSGTRGPPPTPPPTYLWEEVRRSKCRGGYPWTILYKPPLPDSLDIESLLKGEVSNDRLVDEEFKGDSAYGTSRRTQIRNRLRDRERNRRARSEPTPSLPSSNSVSLLETMDQAMAVDSSGQQEELEDFPLPDEDIPDFVMAYLQSDKGNLDEDIPDHILEYIQSRAAILERNQLQPKATDDIFYTQDELRIIDEARKRLEEQGELDVDPSATIDDDMNAFDHFFQRTTGAQDALAPSQERSNETDYQEARAPNSAVPESENKKTKKGGKFNFSNIGMPNKPHLNIKLPKFGPGRKKVKGTNDVDLEDQEPEATSAEPNKKCKPRRPHSSSPMRQKINQQLESWNNSLKKFKASRSGRNNADGQIKSFVALLPGRSLKHNKSKQPENQYEEVGPPRSDPAAPKXTDGDDPVPPTAQVNVGLKATVDSAEELARLSPSQENNEAEETMDDIENLPESEEADLTRDGIIVDREVVDVIVTRGEFVDIDIDEDFEDDDEGVDGQTEIEQVAQDDKNVAAEPTGFAARSRKAFELTKSKIQTSLSKEQLQATRNKLQSTLSKQNLQATRQKVQSSLSKRNLQATREKLQSTLSKENFQATRDKLQTSLNSTLKRKKNKNVESTAQPIPQDNIFPTFPQEAERDYETSTPVERKTKDSVRRKSMPDEESVTNDNPPIVKQRTKKTVQLVEKSAVQSSQANECENIEEETEEDLEEELEPKLEFSLHGSDRPQPSSVSQSTETLPEDDAESDKENVVVRPKRQRYRNRRHGFHEEFERPKSAHVESNTRSSWVEKTNAYPTISQEMLSAFCAPVNSLEAVDSSWGSGRKPDRPARSRSRKELDVASDDHVYSNLPPRRSKRGXKKTCLESSNEDNYVKTWPRKALSTDRPVVPKRGKSKLTKKPLFPVCSNYQTWPRRMMVHSPPTAPKRTRSRKQINCEDVSCIRDLEEQIEQSTHHILIDADTLFGAESRFIDEEGTETERSEAVNEQQPLTSDDCKLKSEIPSESQLNNTQAKILSSNKSPKPSAPNRRKNNQTGSLRKAKHAVVVSNYGETTWPRMSRTSQPSAPRRRKESVKKSGKAETTLHLDLEETSTKLPAVPASTPSEDHDTKEHGDVESASSVQADLDQILEILATTFPQEANPKEENSDNVKTDKLIGEPTTDAVHLNDSDDVLDENPYAEIKQFQKRTPPPRPPPPIYAPTSASSYSYIYTVPRRKKAISTSVSPERPPRTYCTIRPHRPPRKQRPRTPNELAFQSADHSQSTLVRRHSFSGVDEAKDERNLQSAPVVERMRARPLPAPPRMKRHRSRSPPHKPPRSRTSSLKRPSSHQTTAPCAPNEETAPLERETVQPVSSVDEYEPIENPDQVEEISIGIQTDPLPEYEESVAMAEPNGAQLDATLSFSEINNNRYDHHEEVHAPANDRLVHRQDVTVTSPIGVQPTPTEHDEAPCPQIIWSAATSPDPDPVTLLVSEPVLPEEFIPESKTDSHQQGDWVPQNIDSMNNTSRKTSVHEREDEMDSFSQVPPYFHRSLAPLPPIHIDFPTRLQLADLDVERLNVREVMADRLVVSSVDTNSLQVCQMTTSNATGQLMFNIGPGVTIPFLGNLREVEPVSADRQMSQPPTSVILPAEVPSTPETHVTTEREEKEPTIRSSPVELETRPSADMILPELPIAETAAPNSSNPRIAVASSIAELDTANRTLRQTENMADASFSNLALQLVNVSARNLASGVCIAATETYSMAQRVAEIGLQQFNDHLQRRGIQFDDKEREDLKAILLMLLIVVCAIFLLGMGKQRISNHWDFYFPN, from the exons ATGAGTCTTGAACGTCCGCATAGTCGAG CATCATCTGGAACTAGGGGTCCGCCACCTACGCCTCCACCGACCTACCTGTGGGAGGAAGTGCGACGGAGCAAATGTCGAGGAGGCTACCCTTGGACTATCCTGTATAAgcctccccttccggactctCTTGACATCGAATCACTTCTAAAAGG AGAGGTGTCGAACGACAGATTGGTGGATGAAGAATTCAAAGGAGATTCGGCATACGGCACTAGCAGGCGAACACAAATCCGTAATCGACTAAGAGACCGAGAGCGAAATAGGAGAGCAAGAAGCGAGCCCACCCCGAGCTTACCGAGCAGCAATTCCGTTTCCCTGTTAGAAACCATGGATCAAGCCATGGCTGTTGATTCCTCAGGGCAACAGGAAGAGCTGGAGGACTTTCCGCTACCCGATGAAGACATACCAGACTTTGTAATGGCTTACTTGCAGTCTGATAAAGGCAACTTGGACGAAGATATTCCTGATCACATTCTGGAATACATCCAGAGCCGTGCGGCTATTTTGGAAAGAAATCAACTGCAGCCGAAAGCAACCGATGACATTTTTTACACGCAAGATGAATTGCGGATAATTGACGAGGCACGGAAAAGACTTGAAGAACAAGGAGAGTTGGACGTTGACCCTTCGGCAACCATTGACGACGACATGAATGCCTTTGACCATTTTTTCCAACGTACGACAGGGGCACAGGATGCATTAGCACCTTCTCAAGAAAGGTCAAATGAAACGGATTATCAAGAGGCTAGAGCACCCAATTCAGCGGTGCCTGAATCGgagaacaagaaaaccaagaaGGGCGGAAAATTCAACTTCTCAAATATAGGTATGCCGAATAAACCTCATTTAAACATAAAGTTGCCTAAGTTTGGACCCGGCAGGAAGAAAGTCAAGGGAACTAACGATGTGGACTTAGAAGATCAGGAGCCTGAAGCCACATCGGCagaaccaaataaaaaatgcaaacCTCGGCGACCACATAGTTCCAGCCCAATGAGGCAAAAGATTAACCAACAATTGGAAAGCTGGAACAACAGtcttaaaaaattcaaagcaTCAAGAAGTGGTCGTAACAACGCCGATGGGCAAATCAAAAGTTTTGTCGCTCTCCTACCGGGACGTTCGTTAAAACACAATAAATCAAAACAGCCGGAGAATCAATACGAGGAGGTTGGACCGCCACGCTCGGATCCAGCTGCACCAA CCACTGACGGTGATGATCCTGTCCCACCTACTGCACAAGTAAATGTCGGTTTGAAGGCCACCGTCGATAGTGCTGAAGAATTAGCAAGGCTTTCGCCCTCTCAAGAGAATAACGAGGCCGAAGAAACCATGGATGATATCGAAAACCTACCGGAATCAGAAGAAGCCGATTTGACGAGGGATGGTATCATCGTGGACAGAGAGGTAGTGGACGTCATCGTGACCCGTGGAGAATTCGTTGATATAGACATCGACGAAGATTTTGAAGATGACGATGAAGGCGTGGATGGTCAAACGGAAATCGAGCAGGTCGCGCAAGACGATAAAAATGTAGCTGCAGAGCCCACAGGTTTTGCTGCACGTAGTAGGAAAGCTTTTGAGCTGACAAAGTCAAAGATTCAAACAAGCTTGTCTAAAGAACAACTGCAGGCCACTCGGAATAAGCTGCAATCAACTCTTTCAAAGCAGAACCTCCAAGCGACTCGCCAAAAAGTGCAATCAAGCTTATCGAAGCGCAACCTGCAAGCCACTCGCGAAAAACTGCAATCTACTCTTTCAAAGGAGAATTTCCAAGCGACTCGCGACAAACTTCAAACCTCACTCAATAGTACActgaagaggaaaaagaacaagaacgTGGAGTCAACAGCTCAACCGATCCCTCAAGATAACATTTTCCCCACCTTTCCGCAGGAAGCCGAGAGAGATTACGAAACCTCGACACCTGTTGAAAGGAAAACGAAGGATTCAGTACGACGTAAAAGCATGCCCGATGAAGAATCCGTTACAAACGACAATCCTCCGATTGTTAAACAGAGAACTAAGAAAACTGTTCAGCTAGTTGAAAAGTCTGCCGTTCAGTCTAGTCAAGCCAACGAGTGCGAAAACATTGAAGAGGAGACAGAAGAAGATCTGGAAGAAGAGCTGGAGCCCAAACTAGAGTTCTCATTGCATGGCTCGGATAGGCCGCAACCATCTTCCGTAAGCCAGTCAACAGAAACGCTTCCTGAGG ATGATGCGGAATCGGACAAAGAGAACGTGGTGGTTCGTCCAAAACGGCAACGCTATCGCAATCGTCGTCATGGGTTCCATGAAGAATTCGAACGCCCAAAAAGCGCTCACGTCGAGTCTAATACTAGGTCTTCCTGGGTAGAAAAAACGAATGCCTATCCTACCATTAGCCAAGAGATGCTATCGGCCTTTTGCGCTCCTGTCAACTCTTTGGAAGCTGTCGACAGTAGCTGGGGCTCCGGTCGCAAGCCGGACCGGCCTGCTCGATCACGGTCTAGGAAGGAACTTGACGTGGCATCGGATGACCACGTGTACTCGAATCTGCCTCCTCGGCGTAGTAAACGCGG CAAAAAAACTTGCCTCGAGTCTTCGAACGAGGACAATTATGTGAAAACGTGGCCACGCAAGGCGTTGTCAACTGACCGACCTGTCGTCCCGAAACGTGGCAAATCGAAATTAACCAAAAAGCCACTTTTCCCAGTGTGCAGCAACTATCAGACGTGGCCAAGGCGCATGATGGTACACAGTCCTCCCACGGCTCCTAAACGTACTCGTTCCAGGAAGCAAATAAACTGTGAAGACGTTTCTTGCATTCGAGATTTAGAAGAACAAATCGAACAGTCTACTCATCACATCCTCATTGACGCTGACACACTCTTTGGAGCCGAATCGCGTTTCATCGACGAAGAAGGGACCGAAACGGAACGATCGGAAGCTGTCAACGAGCAGCAACCATTAACCTCCGATGATTGCAAATTAAAGTCTGAAATCCCAAGCGAATCGCAATTAAATAATACACAAGCAAAAATTCTTAGCAGCAACAAGAGCCCAAAACCATCGGCTCCAAACAGGCGCAAGAATAATCAAACTGGCTCGCTGCGCAAAGCAAAACACGCCGTCGTAGTCAGTAACTACGGAGAAACTACATGGCCGAGAATGTCACGAACGTCACAGCCATCAGCTCCACGACGCAGGAAGGAAAGTGTCAAGAAATCAGGCAAAGCGGAAACTACGCTTCATCTAGATCTTGAGGAAACATCAACAAAATTACCCGCCGTTCCGGCGTCAACGCCGTCAGAAGACCACGACACCAAAGAACACGGAGACGTGGAGAGCGCTTCATCTGTTCAAGCAGATCTAGATCAAATACTGGAAATATTAGCGACCACTTTCCCTCAGGAAGCCAATCCAAAGGAAGAGAACAGCGACAATGTTAAAACGGATAAACTAATTGGAGAACCGACGACCGATGCCGTCCATCTTAACGACTCTGATGACGTGCTTGATGAGAATCCGTATGCGGAAATTAAACAGTTCCAAAAGAGGACTCCTCCGCCACGACCCCCTCCACCCATATACGCGCCCACTAGCGCTTCCTCGTACTCTTACATTTACACGGTTCCACGTCGAAAGAAAGCAATCAGTACCAGCGTTTCCCCAGAAAGACCACCTCGGACATACTGCACTATTCGGCCACATCGACCTCCAAGAAAACAAAGACCACGCACTCCAAACGAGCTCGCTTTCCAATCAGCAGATCACTCTCAATCG ACCCTCGTTAGGAGACACTCGTTTTCTGGAGTGGATGAAGCTAAAGACGAAAGGAATCTGCAGTCGGCTCCGGTCGTCGAACGGATGCGAGCGCGACCCTTGCCAGCCCCTCCAAGAATGAAGCGACACCGAAGTCGTAGTCCTCCACACAAGCCACCTCGAAGTCGTACATCGTCTTTGAAACGCCCTAGTTCACACCAAACAACAGCTCCTTGCGCACCAAACGAGGAGACTGCGCCTTTGGAAAGAGAAACCGTCCAGCCAGTCAGCAGCGTCGATGAATATGAGCCGATTGAAAATCCTGATCAAGTAGAGGAAATATCAATTGGTATCCAAACCGATCCACTACCCGAGTACGAAGAATCCGTTGCTATGGCTGAACCAAACGGAGCACAGCTTGATGCGACACTCTCATTCTCTGAAATAAACAATAACCGATACGACCATCACGAAGAAGTACACGCACCAGCTAATGATAGGCTCGTCCATAGACAAGATGTAACCGTCACCTCACCCATTGGCGTACAACCGACACCAACGGAGCATGACGAAGCCCCATGTCCGCAGATCATCTGGTCTGCCGCAACCTCGCCCGATCCTGATCCGGTTACGCTTCTCGTCTCCGAACCTGTCCTACCTGAAGAATTCATTCCTGAATCAAAGACGGACTCCCACCAACAAGGAGACTGGGTTCCTCAGAACATAGACTCCATGAATAACACAAGCAGGAAGACTTCGGTTCATGAGAGAGAAGACGAAATGGATTCTTTCTCACAAGTCCCCCCATATTTTCATCGTTCACTTGCTCCGTTGCCACCCATACACATCGATTTCCCCACACGACTGCAATTGGCAGACCTCGATGTTGAACGCTTGAACGTACGGGAAGTCATGGCAGACCGCCTCGTCGTTTCCTCTGTTGACACAAATTCGTTACAG GTGTGTCAGATGACAACATCTAACGCTACAGGTCAGCTGATGTTCAATATTGGACCTGGAGTAACAATCCCATTTCTGGGAAATTTGAGAGAGGTAGAGCCCGTTTCAGCTGACAGGCAGATGTCGCAACCTCCAACATCGGTGATTCTTCCCGCTGAAGTTCCATCGACTCCAGAGACACACGTAACCACagaacgagaagaaaaagagccaACCATCCGATCATCACCCGTAGAGCTGGAGACACGGCCTTCAGCAGACATGATTTTACCTGAACTGCCTATTGCAGAAACCGCTGCACCTAACTCCAGTAACCCAAGGATTGCAGTGGCTTCTTCGATAGCGGAGCTGGACACTGCTAACCGTACGCTCAGACAGACTGAAAACATGGCAGATGCTTCGTTCAGTAATTTGGCCTTGCAACTTGTTAATGTATCGGCCAGGAACTTAGCAAGTGGTGTATGCATTGCTGCGACTGAAACCTACTCAATGGCACAAAGAGTAGCTGAG ATAGGACTTCAGCAGTTCAATGATCACCTTCAACGCCGAGGAATTCAATTCGATGATAAGGAAAGAGAGGACTTGAAAGCTATTTTACTGATGTTACTGATTGTTGTCTGCGCTATTTTCCTGCTTGGAATGGGAAAACAAAGGATAAGTAATCACTGGGATTTCTATTTCCCCAACTAA